Within Winogradskyella helgolandensis, the genomic segment ATAACCATGACAATATGGACAATGTATAACTGAAATGCCCCAACATTCAGAAAATCCTTTTATGTTTGGCATTATATCCTTTACACCAGTAGCAAAAATGAGTTTTTTTGCTCTAAATTTAGTATTGTTCTGCGTTGTGATTTTAAATCCTTCAGGTGTTTTTAGAGCACTTGTAACAAATCCATTATGGAATTTAACTGTAGCGTATTGCTCTACTTGTAATTTGGCACTTGTGGCAATTTCGTTTGGTGTTTTACCGTCTTGTGTTATAAAATTATGGGAATGCGGTGTCTGACTATTGCAGGGTTTGCCACTATCTATTATTAATACTTCTCTTAAAGCTCTACCTAAAGTCATTCCTGCTGAAAGCCCTGAATAGCTTCCTCCAATTATAATTATTTCAAATGTGTTTTTAGCTGTCATAGGGTCTAATTTTGAAAATTTAAGTAAAGGAAAAGGCAATGCTAATGCCGTCAATGTAAAACTGCTTTGTTTTATAAATGTTCGCCGTGTTAAGTTGCTTTTCATTTTTATTTATTGAGCGATTAGGCTTAAAAATTCATTTCGAATTTCGGGTTCTGAAAAGCGGCCACCATACTCATAAGTTGTCGTGAAACTACTTTGGTCTTTTATGCCTCTTGAAGATACACAAAGGTGTTTGGCTGTTACAGAAACAATAACATCTTTAGTGTTTAATGCTTCTTGTAAATCATTTAATACTTGAAGCACTAAACGTTCCTGTACCTGTGGTCTACGTGCATAATAATCTACTAAACGATTAATTTTAGATAAGCCAATAACTTTATCTTTAGGGATGTAAGCTACATTGGCATGTCCTACAATGGGTAGAAAATGATGTTCGCAAGCAGAATCGATGGTGATATTCTGCTCCACCAACATTTTTTTATAACCATACTTATTGTCAAAAGTGGAAAGTTTTGGTTTATTCTCAGGATTTAAGCCGTAGAAGAGTTCTTTTACATACATTTTTGCTACGCGATATGGTGTGCCCGATAAGCTATCATCTGTTAAATCTAATCCCATTTCTTGCATTATCATTTTGAAATGATGTTGAATGTTTATTATTTTTTCCTCATCAGATTTTTCAAAAGCATCTGCGCGTAATGGTGTTTTTATACTTGAAGAAAAATGATGGTCGCCTTCTATTTCAATTTGATTTTTAGTTAAATGCTTTTCCATAATTTCTTTATTATTTATTGCAATACTGCATATTATATAAATGCCCAAGAATAATTAAACCTGAAAAAAGAAACATCGTGTATTCAAAAACTTCGGCTTGGTTTTCTAATAGCATGGAAATAAAAAAGCCTATAAAAGCTAGCCATAAAAAGATGCTAATAGGTTTTAAAAAACGGCCGTTAGTGGCTTTATATATGGAAACAAAAGCAATGGCAATAAATAAGTAAGCTATAATAGGATTGCTTATAAATCCCTTACCTAAGCTGAGTAATGCAGGCACAGCCAAACAATGTATAATGCATAAAATAGCACTAATTGCTCCTAATTTATCTGCCCAATATATTTTTTTTGTTTGAATCATTTTGTTTGTAATTTTTTTTCTAAGTGTTTTAATTTTAAGTATCCTTAAATTCCTAAAGGATAGGCTCTTTCTACAGGCCAATTATCTTGAAATCCTTTTTCCCAATCTATAGACTCAAGTTCTGCTGCTGTAAGTAAGCAACTTTCTAATTGTTTTCTAATTAATGATTCGTCTAAATCTTGACCAATAAAGACAATCTCATTTTTGCGGTCGCCAAATACGCTGTGCCAATCGGCTTCAATAATTTGTTGGTTTTCAAGAAATGCAATTTGGTCTATCCGCTCTTGAAATGTCATGCTGCTCCACCAAACGCCTGCACTGTCTGCTCTTAGCGATCCACCAGCTTGTCCCCAAACCAATGCTTGGTCTGGTCTAGAGGCTATCCAAAATAACCCTTTACTTCGTAATATGTTTTGAGGAAATTGGTGTTGCGCATACTTCCAAAAACGCTCTGGATGAAATGGTCTTTTAGTTCTAAAAACAAAAGAGCCAATACCGTATTCTTCCGTTTCTGGTGTGTGTTCATCTTTCTTTAATTCTTCAATCCAACCAGCACTTTCTTCGGCTTCTTCAAAATTGAAGAGTTTGGTATTTAAAATTTCACTTGGGTTCACTTTACTGAAAGAAGATTCTATAATTTTAGCAGTAGGATTTAACTTCTGAATCGTAGCTTTTAAAATGCCTAAATGTTCTTTTGAAACTAAATCGGTCTTGTTAAGTATAATGACATTACAAAACTCAATTTGATCGGTCAATAAATTTACAATGGTTCTAAAATCATTATCTATATTTGTAAGTTCGCGATCTACTAAACGTTCTGGACTTCCGAAATCCTTAAAGAAATTAAAGGCGTCTACTACAGTAACCATCGTATCTACATAGCTAAATCTAGATAAGTCTATATTGTTTTCTTCATCAATAAACGAGAAGGTTTGCGCCACAGGTACGGGTTCGCTAATACCTGTACTTTCAATGAGCAAATAATCGAAACGGTTTTCTTTGGCAAGCCGTTCTACCTCAATCATTAAATCTTCTCTAAGTGTGCAACAGATACAACCATTACTCATTTCTACGAGCGTTTCTTCGGTTCTAGATAAGGTGTTTTCGCTTTTTACCAAATTGGCGTCAACATTAACTTCGCTCATATCATTGACAATAACGGCAACTTTTAGGCCTTCTTTATTGTGTAAAATATGATTTAATAAGGTGGTTTTGCCAGCTCCTAAAAAGCCACTCAATACCGTTACAGGTAGCTTCTCTATATTATTCATTATTTGAAAGTGTTGCGTTGTATTCCAAGTATTTTTCTTTATCGACTTCAATAGCATTCCAGACATCAAAAACCAAGATTTTATTACGCTTATCTACGCTTTTTTGAATGGTATTACGATAGGTTTCGTAATCGTTATAATGTGTGTTGGTGAGTTGATTTAGTTTATTTTGAAAATAGGTAATAGGGTTAAACCAGTAGGTTTTTGAAATTAAATCATTTTTTGAATTATTTTCTTCTTCGATACTTTTAATTGCTTTTTTCATTTCAACATTAATCAATGCATCCGTAGAATAGCCTCTTACTCTGCTAACAACAACAGTATCTTTTGCAACTTTTGTCGCTTTTAAATTGGGATATAATTCAAAAAGTTGTGTGTCAATTACTTCGCTCGATTGCGCATTTATCTCACTTTTTGTATCTCTACTCACATCAATAAGGTCCACCATTAAATTGGTTGGTTTTTCAATTGTTATCCATTGTTGTATGGTTGCTGGAATAATAAAAGCAAAGAGCAACCAAACGCCAATCATTTGTAAGGTATTTGAGATGGTATTTTTTCCGTATTTCAGAATTAAAAAGTAAATAATTACCCAAAATAAAAGATATAAAGTCACCCATAGAAAGATGTTGCTAAATATGCTGTCTGGGTCAAAAACATTGGTAAGCATTGCGCCGTAAAGCATTAAACCAAACAAAACCAATACAAGAAGCAAGGTGTAAAACAAAATTCTTGAAAGTAGCCACCAATTTTTTGAGCCTGTTTGTACAAACACTAGTGGTAAAAAACCATGCTCTGCTTCTTGACCTTTTATATTATAAAGTAAGACGAGCAACAAAAGCGGTAAAAGGAATAAGATGACAAATGAAAAATCTAAAGTGCCAGACTGAATACGTTCTGGATTCGAAATTTCATTTGTCATATCTGTATCATATGGACTACTAGAAGTACCGATGGCTTTATAAAAGCCATACTGTTCGGTTTGTCCGATATTATAAACGATTGCTGCCGATGGTTTTTTAAAGTGATAGGTTGGTGAATTCCAAATAGCCCAAAATGGCGTAGTGACATCTATCCATGGTCGGTTTTCTGGTCCTTTTTGATTATTTTCAAAATATGATAGCGTGGTTGTTTTTTGAATTTCCGCTTCTTTATTTATTCTTTCAATTTCTGCATTTTGCTTTTTATACAAATCGGCACCATTGTGCAAACCATAAATACTTGCTATTATAAAAAGTAATACGGCTACAATTTTAAAAGGGCTACCGACAAAATGTTTCCATTCGTATAAAAATATGGTTAAACTTCTCATACAATTTTTATTTTTTTAGTTCCGAAAACAATAAGTGCTATGACTAAAATTGTCCATAAAATCATTAAAATTACATCCAACATATAATTGGATAGCACTGCCGAAATTTGAGTTGGTTTATAATCAAAATCAGGCACCGATTTAAAAAAGGCATTGTCTATTTTCCAGCCCCAATCACCAGTTTTTGAACCACCAAAAGTTTGCTTGTCGTTCAGCATTTTTATAAAAACTCTACGGTAATTTTCTACTTGTAATAAAAATTCTTGATGGTGTAAATTGTCGCTAGCCATAAATCCCATACTTGTGTTTTGTAGTGAAATAAAAGGATTAACAATACCACCTAATTGAAAACTTTGTTTCTGTTTTTTTAGCACCGAGCGGTTGTTGCCAAAATGCTTGTCCCATACGCTGTTACCATAATCTTCATCGGCTTGCATTCGCATACCATCAAAATTTAATGGCAGTTGAGAGACACTATCTACACCGTATTCTTTAAGTACTTTTCCTTTTAAAGCTAAACTTCTTTTATCGGTAGGATTGTGGCCATCTAGACCTTTTGAGCGGTCTTCTTTCATAGCCATTTGAAATTCATTTCGACTAGGAAGTTCATGCCATTTTTCCACCGAACTCATTAAAATATTAGGCAAAAATATAGTCCAGATAATCCAAATGCCCAACATAGAGGTTAAAGCAAGTGTAGCATTTTGCCATCGTGCAGAAAAGAACACCGTGAGACCACTAATAATAAAATAGTATAGGCAATAGGATAGAAAGAATAAACTGGTTCTTGCTAAAATATCAGTAGTTAAACTTTGGGAATTTAATATGCCATAAACCAAAAGCATAAAAATTAGTAGAAACACACCATAAAGCCATACAGAAAATGTTTTGGCCAAAATAATTTGTAAAGGTTTGGAGCCTTGTAGCACGAGTAGTTTTAGTCGTCCACTTTGTTTTTCATTACTGACTGAATTAAAGGCTAAAAAAACTAATAGTAAAGGAACGATATATTGCAGTAAGAGCGCGGGTTTTAATTTTCCGAATCGAGACACGGCCTGCATTTGCGAAGCTTCAGAATGTGTGATTTCATTTTGAACATGTCCCTCAACTCGAAGTACATTTCCAGTAACACTATTTACGCCTTCATCGAGATTGCTTAATAAATTAGAAGGTTTAAATATAAAGGTACCGTAATGTGCGGCACTATGAGGGTTCATTTCATCAATGCTTACCCATTGTTGACGTACATGGTCAGTAGCATTTTGATGCGTCTGTTCTTGTTTCTGAATTTGGTAATTCCCAAGAAAAACAGAGAGTAACATAATAGAAATAAAGGCAATGCTTATCCCTAAAAATATACGACTGCGAACTAAGAATCGCAATTCGTTTTTTATAATTTGAAACATACTATTGGAATTAGTTTTTCATAAATTGTAAGTATAAGGTCTCTAGTTCGTTAGCGCTTACGTCTTTACTGTTGAGCTCTTTTACTAGAATTCCTTTTTTTAAGATACCAATGCGATTACAAACTTCGCGTACCCGAAAAATATCGTGAGAAGCCATAATAATAGTCGCACCTTCTGATGCGAGTTTCTGCAGTAACAAAGAAAGTTCGTTACTCGCCAAGGGGTCTAATCCACTTGCAGGTTCATCTAGTAAATACACTTTTGCTTTTTTTGCGTAGGCAATGGCAATTCCTACTTTTTGTCGCATACCTTTAGAGTAACCACTCACTTTTTTTAGATGTGCATCACTTGCCAATCCGCAAGAAGTTAAATAATCTTCGAGTTCGCTTTTAGAATATTTTAATCCTGCGAGTTTACAGAAGTAATTTAAATTTTCTAAACCTGATAAATAGGGATAGAGATTAACATTTTCAGGAATATAACCAATAAGTTTTCTGGTTTCTTGTGCATTTTGACTAGTGTCTATAGCGTTGATGCTTACTTGGCCTGAATCTGGTTTTAAAAAACCCAACAGCATATTAATTGTGGTAGATTTCCCTGCTCCATTAGCGCCTAAAAGCCCTAAAATTTCCCCTTTCTTAACTTCTAAATTTAAGTTCTGAACAGCAAAATCACCTTTAAATGATTTACTCACATCTTGTATCTGTATCATAAAATTATAATTGTTAATGCAACTCAGTCGCGAAAGTAGAAAAATCTATTTGTAAATGCAACTTCATTGCATTAATTTTGTTTTATGGGAATCATTAGAAAAACAAAATCAGTAACTACGGTATTACAGATTTTTGAAGAAAATAAAGATGCGAAATCGGTAGTGCATCTCATAGAACTTGTAAAAGATCAAATGAATAAAACGACTGTATATCGTATTTTAGATAGGCTTGAGCAAGATGGTGTTATTCATTCTTTTAATGGGAAAGATGGTTTAAAATGGTATGCGAAATGTCAAGGTTGTTCTGCTAATCATCATTCAGATAAGCATCCTCATTTTCAATGCACCGAATGTGATAAGGTAGAGTGTTTATCTGTTGAGATTAAAATCCCATCTATAAAAAATCATATAGTAGATTCTACAGACATTCTATTAACAGGCCAATGTGAGATTTGTAGCGCGTAATTAGTAATTTATCTAATTACTTTATAAACTTATAAATTGTGGGATTGTAATTAGAGGTATTAATGAGTTAAGCAAGTCTGTGTTACATCATCACACTATAATGTCACCTTATTTTTAAGCATGCCATATTTGATGGAACAGGGCAGTGTGTTCACGTTTATTCAAGACATTTTAATGTAAGTCTAATTGACTTTTTAGTTGTTGCTCATATCTAAAGTGATGCTCTGTATCCACAGTTGATGATAAACACCAACTGCGGCAGAACGATTTGGATTTGAGATGCTGTAAATAACTTACTAATTCAATAGCACAGCATCTCCAAATCCTAATCCGTTTAATTTACTGAATTGTGTTTCGGCATCACCAACAATCACATAAATCATCTGCTTCGGTTTTATATATTTTTCTGCAAGTGCTTTAATGTCGTCTACGCTTAAATCTTTTACAATGGATTGGCGTTGTTTGGCATAATCGTCTGCATAACTATAGTTACTAATATTACTCAGCATGTTTAATTTAGAACCTAAAGTTTCAAACGCACGAGCGCTGCTTTTTAAGGTGAACCCTTTTGTAATATCTAAATCGGCTTCAGTATAATTGGTGCCGTAATCTTCTAAAATCTCTTTAATCAATGCAGCAGATTCATAAGTAACGTTAGTACGAATAGAACTGTTGATTGAGAATTCTCCTGTATTGGCGTCACCATCAAATCTAGAACGAATTCCATAGGTATAGCCTTTGGCTTCACGTAATTCTTGTGTTAATTGCGAAGCAAAACTACCACCTCCTAATCTGTAATTCATGACAGTAGCGGCATAGTAATCGTTATCAGTAGCTTTTAATGATGGATAACCAAAGGCGATAACCGATTGTTTAGCTCCTGGTACATCATAAAAATAGATTTTGGATGTTTCTAGAGTAATCGCTTTTGGTAATTCTGGAATCTCAACATCTTTAGATTCCCACGTCGTATTTATAGTTTCTAAAGCGCTTATAACTTCGTTTTCTGAAATTGAACCTACAACGTGTACATTCGTCAGTTTAGGAGTTAATTTAGTCGAATAGAAATCTTCTAAATCTGAAATCATAATTGCATTTACCGAGGCTTCAGTACCATTATTGTTATAGGCTAAAATATTGTTTTCGCCATATAATTGTTTTGCAAATTCATTAGCAGCAATACTATTCGGATTTGCTTTTTGGCGTTGAATGCTGCTTATCGTACTTTGTTTTAATAAGTTAAATTCGTCTTCATCCCAACGTGGTTCTAAAAGAATTTCAGTGACTAAAGCCATAGTCGCATCAAAATGTTTTGCTAAGGTTGTTCCAGAAATAGTGACACTATTATCAGTGGCATAGCTGTAAATTTGAGCACCTAAACTTTCAATAGCGTTTTCTAAGGCTTCAGGTGTTTTGTTTTTTGTGCCTTTGGTCATTAAATTTGCCATAAGATTAGACACTCCAACTTTAGCTGTGTCTTCCAATAGTAAACCTCCTTTTATTTCTAATTCAAACTCTACTAATGGCACTTCTGTATTTTCAATACCAAAAACTTTGATTCCAGAATCTAAGTTGCGTTTCCACACTGTAGGAATTACTAAATCTGGACTTTTACCATATGCTGGTTCTACAGATCTATCAAAACTGCTTGGTGTTTTTTCGTAGTCTGCGGCTAGGCTAGCATCAAAAGCGTCTTCTGCGCCTTCAATTATTTCTTCTTCAACGATAGTTGCTAATTGCGAATTATCTAAAATCAAGTTCATTTGTCCTTTTGGAACAAAACTAGTGGCAATAAAATTCTGATCTTTAATGTAAGTATTATAAACGCGCATCACATCTTCTGGCGTGACTGCTAAAATATTCTTTACATCTTGATTTATAAATCCAGGATCACCTGCAAAAATTTCATATTGTGCCAACTGAAAGCCTTTGCCTAAAACGCTTGATAATCCTCTGTAAAATTCCGTTTCTTGTCCGGCTTTAATTCTGTTTAAATCGGATTCAGAAATGCCATTCATTTCAAAATCTTTAAGGCCTTCATTTATCCCATTAGCCACGGTGTTTAGATTGGTTTGATCGAATGCGGTAATATTAAGCATTAATTGTCCGGCAATTTCAGAAGAATATTGATACATGCCAACATTACTAGTTAACTGCTGATTTTCGACTAATACTTTATATAATGGTGCTTTTTTGCCTTCGGTTAAATATTGCGATAATACAGTCAAAGCATATGTATCTGGATGATATTCATATACCGTTGGCCAAGCCATTGTTAATCTAGGAGCACGTGCAAAATTATCTTCGTAAAACAAGCGTTTAGATGATTTTAAAGTCACTGGTTGCTTTTCAATTTTAGGAATCGCTTCCCCTTTTGGAATTTCATCAAAATATTTTTTTACCCATGCTTTAGTTTGCGCGACATCAATATCTCCAGCAATAGTTAAGGTAACGTTATTTGGAACATACCAACGTTTGTAAAACTCTTTAACATCGTCTAAAGTCGCATTTTGTAAATCCTCTAAAGATCCAATAACTTCCCAGCTGTAGGGATGTCCTTCAGGATATAAATTGCTATTAATAACACCTGCATTAAAACCATAAGGTTGGTTGTCTACACGCTGACGTTTTTCGTTTTTAACAACTTGTTTTTCTTTTGCCAAAACAGGTTCAGTAACTGTATTTATAAAATAACCGAGTTTATCCGCTTCTGCCCAAATCATTTTTTCTAAAGCATCTTTTGGCACGGTTTGAAAATAATTGGTACGATCGCGACTTGTAGATCCATTGGCACCAGAACCTCCAATACGAGCACTCATTTGGTCTAAACCACCTTTACCCAAATTTTCGGATTCTAAAAATAAAAGATGCTCAAATAAATGTGCGAATCCTGTTCTACCTGCTTTTTCACGAGCAGATCCAACATGTGCGGTTAAAGCTACAGCAGCAACAGGATCAGATTTATCTACGTGAAGAATAACTTGTAATCCGTTATCTAAAGTGAATTTTTCGAATTCTACTTTAAATTCTTGTTTAGTTTCTTTGACTTCATTTTGTTTACAAGACCATATTGTGAATAGCACTAATAAAGCTAAAAGTGTTGATTTGATGTATTTCATAATTATTTAATTGAGTGATGAGGGTTTAATGAGTTTTAGCGTGACAAAGTTTGAAACTTAATTTTTAAATATGTAATTATAATTCATAAGCATTGTTATTCACCATAAAAATAGAGTTTACGAAAAACAGTTTTCCATTTTCCCAAAAACTTCTAAAAAGTGTATTGTCTACGATGTAAATAAAACTACCACTTCCCATGCGTTCTTCTCCAAAAACTAAAGTTTTACCTAATGAGTTTAAAGCATTTTGGCCTGCAAAACCAGAATACACTTTGGTGTCGTTAAGATAAGCTACATTGTAACCACTATCTAATAAACTATATGCTGAACTCCCTAATTTTAAAGTGAAATAATTATCGTCATAACCAAAAGCCATAGGATGTGTATTATCTACTTTGGCATTAAAAATAGCTCCAGTAATTAAATTATTACTGTATTCGCGTTCGCGATCGGCATAAGGAGTGAGGTTATCTTTTTGGTCATCATCATCTTCAGAATCTTTATAGCTTAAACTAAAGCCATCTTTCCCTGCAAAACTTCTTAATGCTCCATCTATAGCAATGACTTTTCCTCCTGCACGTACCCATTCTTTAAGTTTGGTCATGTTGTCTTCCGATAGTACTTTTCTATAATTACCATTTGGTAAAATTAAAACGTTGTACTTATTCAGGTTAGTGTTACCAAAATCATTTGTATTTATAGAGGTTAATGGGTAATGTAATTGTTGCTCAAAGAAATGCCAAACTTCACCATAACTTAAAGATCGTGTACCTTCTCCAGAAAGTATTGCAACCTTTTGCTTGTTTACTAATTTAATGTCTGGTGACCCAATATCTGGTGTTTTCTGTGAAAATCCAGAGTTGATTTCCGTTAAAGGTTGTGCATGTTCTTGTGCAATAGTGTTTAGTTTTGAAACCATTTTTTCAATATGTTTATTGTCCCCTTTAGTAATGATTAGAGAACCGCGTTCAAATGTTTTATCATTTGCAGAAAAAGGCTTTTCTGTAAACCGAACCTTAAAATTTTGTTTTAATAATTCTGATAAAAACTGTGCGTCTTTCATAGAATTCCATTTGCTAACATAACCGTAAGCATCGTTTAAAACTTGAAGCGATTTTTTACTCGCCATTCTATTACTGCTCACCTTAGTCGTGCTAGCAAGTGCATCTAATCCATAAGCATAAGGCAGAGACCAAGCTGTAATATCATATGTTAATGAGTCTGAGAGTTTAGTGTTTGGTTCAAATAAAACCTTAACCATTTTTCCTTTAGGTTGGTTAGAATGCACTACTAAAGCATTGCCGTCTACATTAAAACTACCTTGATTTCCTGTAGCATAATTGTAACCAGAAACTTTAGATTTTGTTGCGTTTTCAAATGCAATTTGATGTTTGTTTAATAGCGTTTTTAAGCTATTAAGTTTGTCTTCATTACCTTTTAAAACGTAGCTTTTATATTTGAGATTTGAATTATTAAAGAATTTAGCAAACTCAGTATTTAATTTTTTTGCATTTTTTGAAGCCATTTCAACGGTTGAAATTCCTGTTGTAGTATGGTGTGTTAAACGCTCAACTAAAGTTAAGACGTGGCCTTCGTCGTTTAAAATCCCTAAACCTGCCATGCCATGACCACCTTGCTCGTAGGTCATTCCCATCGCACCCATAAATGTGGGATAAGTATCACCATAACTCGGATACAATAAATCGAAACGCTCTCTAGTAAAAAACAACCAACCTTCAGCATCAAAATACTTAGCATGATTTTTACCGATTTCAGTTTGAAAATCGCGCTGCCAATCGGTTATAATTTCATGAAATGGCTCTGCAGCCGGAGCAAAATAATAAGGTTCATTAATTCCTTGTTCATGAAAATCTACATGTACATGAGGCATCCATTTGTTATACACTTCTAAACGTTGTTGTGTTTCTACTTGCGAAGCCCAAACCCAGTCTCGGTTTAAATCAAAAAGATAATGATTTGGTCGTCCTCCAGGCCAAGGTTCATTGTGTTCACTAGCTTGTCGGTCTATATCATAAGGTAAACTCGCAGTTTCATTATACCAATTTATATAACGGTCTCTTCCATCTGGGTTAACGCTTGGGTCAATAATAACAACTGTGTTTTTAAGTAAATCTTGTTTTTCAGTGAGCAATTTAAATAAGGTAAGCATCGACGCTTCAGAACTCGATGCTTCATTGCCATGAACATTATAACTTAACCAAACAATGGCAACGTCGTTTCCTGAAGATTCACCTTCTAATAAGCCTGTGTTTTTTAAATTATTTTCACGAATAGTTTCCAGATTCTTAATGTTGTCTTCGCTAGAAATAAACGTTAAATAGAGACCTCTGCGTTCGTTTGTTTTTCCATATTCCACTAGTTTTACTTGGTTTGGAACTTGGTTTTGTACAGCTTTAAAATACGCGATAACTTGATGATTTCGACTAAATTGTGTGCCAATATCATAACCTAAAAAGTCACTTGGTGATGAAATGGTTTGGGCCGTTGTTAAGGTACAGCTGCTAAAAACGACTAATAAAACGAAGACTAATTTTTGCATTTAATTTAAAATTAAGGTTGTAAGCTAGTAAAGATAGTTAGTGAAACTGAATTAACTAAAAATTAGTAATTAAAATATTGAAGAGCCTTATATTTATACCATAATTTAAGATTTATATGCCAACTGACCATATTCCGTTTAGAGATACCAATTATTTTTCGGATTTTATTTGTGATTATTTAGACCAGAAGCCTGATTTAAAGGAGTTTTATCATCGTTTTCCTAATCTTGAAAACTTTGAAGCACAACTAGAAGAAAAACGTTTGTCCGTATTAGAAGATTCAAGAATTGTTTTAGTAAATACATTAAAGTCGCAATATAAAACTATTGAAGCATCGGAATTAACAACCGAAAATATAGAAAATCTAAATTCTGAGAACACTTTCACAATAACCACAGGTCATCAATTAAATCTGTTTACAGGTCCACTTTATTTTTTGTACAAAATTGCGTCAACTATTAATCTAACTAAGCAATTAAAGGAAACGTACCCAAAGTATAATTTTGTGCCAATTTATTGGATGGCTTCAGAAGATCACGATTTTGAAGAAATCAATTATTTCAATTTTAGAGGTAAAAAAATACAATGGAATTCAGTGCAAACTGGTGCCGTTGGACATTTTAATACCGAAGGTTTAGATGCTGTATTCGACGTAATTTCATCAGAATTTGGAGCAGGTAAAAATGCTGAGCAATTAAAAAGTTGGTTTAAAGAAACGTATCTAAATCATAATAATTTAGCTGATGCGACACGATATTTGGCCAATGAATTATTTGGTAAACAAGGCTTAGTTGTTTTAGACGCTGATGACGCAGCGTTGAAGCGTTTGTTTATTCCACAAATGAAAAAAGAAGTATTGGAGCAAACGGCATTTAAAACTGTTTCAGAAACCAATAAAAAACTTGAAAATTTAAACTTGAAAATTCAGGTCAATCCAAGAGAATTAAATCTATTTTATATTAAAGGTGGTTTGCGAGAACGCATTGTTGAAAGTGAAGGAGCTTATTCAGTTTTGGAAACGAACATCACATGGAGCAAGAGTGAACTATTGAAACACCTTGATGAATTCCCAGAACGATTTTCTCCTAACGTGATTATGCGACCATTATATCAAGAAGTGATTTTGCCTAACCTCTGTTACATTGGTGGAGGTGGAGAAATGATTTATTGGTTACAATTAAAATCTAATTTTGAAGCTCAGAATGTGACATTTCCAATGTTATTACTTCGAAATTCAGCTTTAATAAAATCTGAAAAGCAAAGTTTCAAACTTGAAAAATTAAACATTTCAAACAAGGATTTATTTTTAGATAGACATTCTTTTATAAACAAGAA encodes:
- a CDS encoding NAD(P)/FAD-dependent oxidoreductase, with amino-acid sequence MKSNLTRRTFIKQSSFTLTALALPFPLLKFSKLDPMTAKNTFEIIIIGGSYSGLSAGMTLGRALREVLIIDSGKPCNSQTPHSHNFITQDGKTPNEIATSAKLQVEQYATVKFHNGFVTSALKTPEGFKITTQNNTKFRAKKLIFATGVKDIMPNIKGFSECWGISVIHCPYCHGYEVKQEQTGILANGDIAFHYAQLIINWTKKLTIFTNGKSTLTQQQTEKIKTHNIQIIEKEISALNHKDGHLNDIVFTDQSTFQLKAIYARPAFKQHTDIPEQLGCEFTEQGHIKVDMFQKTTAENVFACGDNASPFRAVSHAVAAGTVAGAMVNKEMIEVEF
- the folE gene encoding GTP cyclohydrolase I FolE produces the protein MEKHLTKNQIEIEGDHHFSSSIKTPLRADAFEKSDEEKIINIQHHFKMIMQEMGLDLTDDSLSGTPYRVAKMYVKELFYGLNPENKPKLSTFDNKYGYKKMLVEQNITIDSACEHHFLPIVGHANVAYIPKDKVIGLSKINRLVDYYARRPQVQERLVLQVLNDLQEALNTKDVIVSVTAKHLCVSSRGIKDQSSFTTTYEYGGRFSEPEIRNEFLSLIAQ
- a CDS encoding MerC domain-containing protein; this translates as MIQTKKIYWADKLGAISAILCIIHCLAVPALLSLGKGFISNPIIAYLFIAIAFVSIYKATNGRFLKPISIFLWLAFIGFFISMLLENQAEVFEYTMFLFSGLIILGHLYNMQYCNK
- a CDS encoding GTP-binding protein, which codes for MNNIEKLPVTVLSGFLGAGKTTLLNHILHNKEGLKVAVIVNDMSEVNVDANLVKSENTLSRTEETLVEMSNGCICCTLREDLMIEVERLAKENRFDYLLIESTGISEPVPVAQTFSFIDEENNIDLSRFSYVDTMVTVVDAFNFFKDFGSPERLVDRELTNIDNDFRTIVNLLTDQIEFCNVIILNKTDLVSKEHLGILKATIQKLNPTAKIIESSFSKVNPSEILNTKLFNFEEAEESAGWIEELKKDEHTPETEEYGIGSFVFRTKRPFHPERFWKYAQHQFPQNILRSKGLFWIASRPDQALVWGQAGGSLRADSAGVWWSSMTFQERIDQIAFLENQQIIEADWHSVFGDRKNEIVFIGQDLDESLIRKQLESCLLTAAELESIDWEKGFQDNWPVERAYPLGI
- a CDS encoding DUF3526 domain-containing protein, translated to MFQIIKNELRFLVRSRIFLGISIAFISIMLLSVFLGNYQIQKQEQTHQNATDHVRQQWVSIDEMNPHSAAHYGTFIFKPSNLLSNLDEGVNSVTGNVLRVEGHVQNEITHSEASQMQAVSRFGKLKPALLLQYIVPLLLVFLAFNSVSNEKQSGRLKLLVLQGSKPLQIILAKTFSVWLYGVFLLIFMLLVYGILNSQSLTTDILARTSLFFLSYCLYYFIISGLTVFFSARWQNATLALTSMLGIWIIWTIFLPNILMSSVEKWHELPSRNEFQMAMKEDRSKGLDGHNPTDKRSLALKGKVLKEYGVDSVSQLPLNFDGMRMQADEDYGNSVWDKHFGNNRSVLKKQKQSFQLGGIVNPFISLQNTSMGFMASDNLHHQEFLLQVENYRRVFIKMLNDKQTFGGSKTGDWGWKIDNAFFKSVPDFDYKPTQISAVLSNYMLDVILMILWTILVIALIVFGTKKIKIV
- a CDS encoding ABC transporter ATP-binding protein; its protein translation is MIQIQDVSKSFKGDFAVQNLNLEVKKGEILGLLGANGAGKSTTINMLLGFLKPDSGQVSINAIDTSQNAQETRKLIGYIPENVNLYPYLSGLENLNYFCKLAGLKYSKSELEDYLTSCGLASDAHLKKVSGYSKGMRQKVGIAIAYAKKAKVYLLDEPASGLDPLASNELSLLLQKLASEGATIIMASHDIFRVREVCNRIGILKKGILVKELNSKDVSANELETLYLQFMKN
- a CDS encoding Fur family transcriptional regulator; its protein translation is MGIIRKTKSVTTVLQIFEENKDAKSVVHLIELVKDQMNKTTVYRILDRLEQDGVIHSFNGKDGLKWYAKCQGCSANHHSDKHPHFQCTECDKVECLSVEIKIPSIKNHIVDSTDILLTGQCEICSA